A region of the Drosophila subpulchrella strain 33 F10 #4 breed RU33 chromosome 3L, RU_Dsub_v1.1 Primary Assembly, whole genome shotgun sequence genome:
TGATACCATTTAGTGGCTTTCTAATGTTGCCTATAAAAGCAGCACCCAACTGCGGTTTTCAGAGTCATTTCAATGGATTTGCTTTACCTCAACACGCTTCAGAGTCTTTCGCTGCTTGAAGGAAATCGCTTGGGTCAAACCATTCAGGAGCTAAATAACTTGTACCAAGTGGAACTGAATGTGTTTTTGGAGTTTGGAAATGGTTCTGATATCCTGGCAGCGGCCCGACAGCCTTTCATACCTTCTCTGTTGACTAAAAATACTGAAACACAATTCGTTATGGAAGGAAACTACAGTAGTTGCACCCTAACAGTCTTGTATCTGGAAGATGAGTATCTGCACCGTGGTCTTAACTATCTTGCAAACTGGCTATGGAAATATCAACACCTACaagtattaatattttataaaggAGAAACGTATCAAAACTTACCAGAAATATTCAGCTATTCCTTTGGTAAAGGTTTTGTTGAGATACTTGTAATGTTACCGAATTCGGATGGACTCTACAGCTTTATGCCCTATCAGAATATGCGGATCTTGCACTTCAATACTGTCAAAGAGTTCTATGATCACTCTCGCAAAAAACCAGATTTTAATGGATATAATATTACCAGTGGACTTCTCACAGCGGGAGCTCCTCGTTCGTTTTCCTTTAGAGATCGTAATAACCGATTAATCCTATCGGGATATATGCTTCGGATGGTTCTGGAATTTATAAATCATTTTAATGGATCCGTTCGGTTAATGGATGTAGTACGTGTTAAGGATGGTCTAGAACTTTTGGCTAATCGTACTATAGACTTTTTTCCATTTCTAATCAGACCACTTCATAAGTTCGCAATGACAAATATTCTTTATCTGGAGAGTTGTGGTCTTATAGTGCCCTCATCAAGGCCCTTGCCGAACTGGGTTTATTTGATCAGACCATTTACATTTAGCACCTGGATTACTTGGCTATTTATGTTTATATACTGCTCATTGGCCTTAAGGATTTTAACCAGAGGACAAATAAGCCTTAGTACCgcttttttgattatttttcgATTGGTTTTGTATCTATCATGTGGCAGTGATATGGGAACTCGACCATCTCATCATCGTTTCTTGCTCTTCATAATATTGACAACTTCAGGATTTATATTAACCAATCTATATCTGGCTCAACTTTCGACTAATTTAGCTGCAGGACTCTAcgaaaagcaaataaatactTGGGAGGACTTGGACGAAACTGATGAAATCTGGCCCTTGATAGATGTTGATGTTACAACTATGGAAAAACTTATTCCCGATCGAAAGAGACTACTGAAACGCATGGTCCACACATCAGAGGCAGATGTAGATAATTATCGAAGGAAGCTAAATACAAGCTGCATTCACTCAGCATTTTTTGATCGCATTGAGTTTGTTCTCTACCAACAGCAATTTCTTAGATTTCCTATTTTCCGGAAATTTCCACATATCTTATACCAGCAACCTCTTCAAATTTCGACTGCATTTGGTCGTCCTTACTTAGAGTTATTTAATTGGTTTGTGAGAAAAATATTcgacagtgggatttatttgAAAATGAAAGACGATGTCTATCGACATGGAATTAAAGCTGGCTtattgagtttcgaatttcgTGATCAGCATTTGGAAGTGAAATCTAATGATGTGGAATATTATTACCTAATTGCTTTATTGTGGTTGGGTGGTTTGACTTTGGCCACCATATCATTTCTCATTGAATTGCTTATTGCATCGACTAGCATCAAACttagtatacattttaaagCGATTAATTACgatagaaaaatattttttaatgatcTAAAACACTAAAAATTTTATGAATAAATCATAAATTAATATAACATAATTAAATCTCAGTTCCTTTTCAATTTCATGTGAAACTAGTTTTGTACACCACATTTTCTGTTTACAAACTTAATAAATAACAGACATTACAACCAATATTTAACAAATAACTATTGAATATCCAATTTGGTAAGTGCAACTTCTGGTGTCATATTTTGTTGCTCAGCGgggctttaaaataaactttagTCTCCAACGTTTTCTTTCCATAACTCTCCACCCAACTGTAATTACAACGAAAATACGCTAAAATATTTTGCCGGCAAGGTGACGCCTCCCTCGCGGCCTCATTTGCATGCCCGCTGGCTGCACTTGCCGCGGCTCAAAATCCACTGCCCAAATGGCCAAAATGGCAAGCTGGCAACCTGCAACTGGCAATTGGCAACTGGCAACCGGCCAAAGTTGCAACTGCCTCCGAAGGTGTCTTCGATTATTGCCAAACATTAATTATTTGCGCGCGATTTGGCGCCcgccttcttttttttttgtgaaaggCCTGGGCTAGTAGttcaaatgtttatttttctgCTCTCCCCGGTGTATCTTTGATTGCTAGCTACACGGGGAAAATTGTGttgttatttaattaaaagtttaCAAAAATGCATTAAATGTTCATATCATTTGTTTCGTTCTGTAGGTATTCCAGAGTTAAAGCTTCCCTCAccatattaaaatataaataaatctcTTATCTTGATACTACACCGTTTTTATCTTTTTAACAGggaaattcttaaaatacaattttttaaagaccATGATTTTTtacatacaaaatattttctccCATCGATATTAATTATGTTTACATTTTCCGAatcttttttaagaaataatgtttttgtgtgtaTAATCATCAGACCACAGGCAGCAATTTTTGCGCAACGAATGTGAGCCGAGGGACGGTCAGGTCGAATCTCCGCCGTCCTCTGTCCTCCAGCTtggcttatttatttttggccaaaattgCACATTTTCCCATGCTGCTGTTGccggttgttgttgcttttgttgttCGTAGCCGATGTTGCCAGTTGTTGTCGCGTCTAATCAAGGAGCGGAGTTAAGAGTCGCTGCCTTGGTCGCCCCATTGCCATTTAGCCCGAAGCGGCTGCCTCAGCCAAAACGATGaatattgatttaattgaAAGTCATTGAAGCACACGTACTTCGTGGACACGAGTTTCGAAGTACCCTTTAATGGAGGGTATGATGTGATTTGAAGGAGAACAAAATCTCgatttttagaattttaaaacTAGTTAAGGTTCCGTTCATTTGAAATAATAAGTTctgatttaaatgttttttatgttAGGTACTCTTATCCTAAAATAGTTTATAAAACTTTAACGAAAGCTCTAAAAATGTTAccttatttaataaaataaaatcaagttAAAAAGAAGGtattatttaagaaaatataataaatagtGGTTTATTTGCTACaatgaaaaaaaatcgaatcagtataagctttttttttaaagtttcttttaaattaatttgaagAATTTTGGTAGTTTATATGATTTTTGTGCAGTTTTTACTATAAAGCTCATCTTATTTTTAGCATTATTGTACTAAAATCACTCCTTGATTTTAATAGAGGTATCTATTACTTCGATTATTGGACGTCTTATATCCGATGCGGTTTTCCATTTGGCGTGGCAGCGAACCGACCGCCGATCACAGCTTGTGCCCTCCCACATGCCAACATCTTCACacaaacaacacacacacacccaaaTGTGGAAAACCGACGCCCTGGCAAGAGTTTTCCCTGtatttgctgttgttgctggcaCATTGACACAGTTTTCCATGGCAGATGTGCCCAAGCCCTGCTCCCCGTCCCCGCCCACCGCCTTGCCCCTTGAATTTTCCCCGGCGGCTCTGTCTCCCCATATTGGAATTTTGTCGacttgttttccttttttccacTTCGGCATCGTCGTCGCTGGCGATGCTGCCAAATGTCAAAAGGTTAATACGTGAATTAACAGCAAATTTCTTTGACTTGTGTGTGACTGCAAGCTGCTAGTTGCAGCCAATGCTACACATAAAGAAATTTGTCCATAATAAAGTTAAACGATATACTAAaccaaatattaaaataatgacTCTTTTTAAAGTGCCTTCAGACGGAAtatgttttgatttttatttatttttagttaatAAAATGTGTTACTTGAAAAATACTGGGgcttatgtatgtatttcgGATTAAACATTACCTctgtttgcatttaaatatcgTCCTAAAACATATAATAACAAAATTTGGCTTACAATATATATTAGAAGTTTTTCACAAAAATACCTTATCAAAATAATACCCCTTTTTATTAAGCAATCAggtaattaattaaaaaacaaattataactaaaAAAACTAACCATAACTGAACtataactaaataaaataactattttaatttaaaataagacCTCGctgaaatcaaaaaatatgcaaaatgATGTTGAAAATAtgctaaataaatattttaactccaatcaaaaaatgtatatatttttttcagtgtaggTGCTGTTACTAGTCGCTGTTTTTcatgcagctgctgctgctggcgctTTCCTTGGAATGCGGGCGTTGctgtgtttgtttattttcttttaggCGGCTCCGCTTTTCTCGTGGGCTCCCCTAATGCATTTGGGACACCAGCATGTGGCCGGTATGGGTGATTTTCGTGTGGTGGCTTTACAACATATTACATTAAAATGCTTCTTTTTGTTGTCCATTCTTTTAAAGCTTTTCGCCTTCTATGCCAATAAATCAATGGGAGTTTCAGTCGGCCGAATTCCTATCATTTTCCCAGGGTTAAGTTAAGTGCGGGATTACCCGAAAAAATCTAAAGTATTTTGTAGAGTTTCCCACATGAGCAAGAAGATGTTTTCAAGGAAAATTCTTTTAGGGTTTTTTCAGCTTACTTTTGTGGGTGAAAGATTACAAAATAAACCCTTTGAAAGATTAGGAATGTAGTGCCAAGACACAGAGTGctatttttaaaagatctGTTAAGATAGTTCTTAAAGCATGGCGACTGGGATCCCGAGCGTGAAGGCGACCTCTCTCGATAGGGCGGCGTGCGGGAGCGTCTCGGACTCCTAGATCTACAATGATGTGCAAAattatgaaattaattaacttttcaagtaagatttaataaaattcaaaaactcaCCGTGGCTCTGAAACGATGTTGTCTATCTCCATATCGGTTTTCCTAAGCTCTAGCTTTAACTattctaatttaattttaataattttttgattttgaagTGAAGTGGGGAAATGGAAGAAGGGCAAGGAGCTAGAACTAGATGAAGAACTTAATTGCGTATCGATTAATTAGGTGTCCACTATTTCAAATTGCCTATGATTGGGTCCTGCTTTGCGGATTCAAATTTTCCAtttatctttttaaaaatgttgcgaCCTTCTCCCCCTTTTTTTCTCCTATTTTGTATATTATCCATTCTCGTTCTTCTCTGTTCCTAAACTTTTATAAAGCTGGTAACACCAACCTCGTCTTTCTCTTTGACTCCCATAGCAACAACCCCTCACCACTTTCTTCACAACTCCTTTCCCCTTAAGATGAGAAAGCATTTTTTCGGTCTGGCATCGCTTGATTCTATTAATTTGCCAGTGGCAACGCTtgattcttttaatttctgagaaattttaaaataaaaaagcttTAAGCTTATAAATTCCCTTGATTTTAGTTTCCTACCACCAAAGCTCACTTGTATAACTCTTATCCTTGCACTCATCGCATACACCAACCCTTATCCTTAAGGACCTTTTTCAGTAGTCCATCACATGCCCTCCAGATGGCGCCTACACATGCCGTCCACCCCCAACTGCATTTcaattatacaaatttttcaaTTACTTACAAAAATTCCATTTGGCACGCTCGATTGCCTTTTTGCCAGATGCCATGAGTAACCCACATAGATGGCGATTAAACGGACAGAGTGAAAGATATGCAAGCCGCACCGAAATAGAGTCGTATGTCTATGCAAATTTTTTGCGCAGTGGCAAGtgcataatttttattattattatttctcaGGCGCTATGGTATCCATGGCGCTACGCTAAAAGTGCCAATCTAGAGTAGATCAAAAAGCGCAAAGCCTACGGAGCAACGAGTGTCGGCCCACTTGGCGACTGCCCACTTGGGTTTTCCAGCTCAATTCAATTCATTAACCGAGCTCGGGCAGCGATTAAATCGCTCAGCCCATACTATGTATATCTATATTATTTGTGCaccacatatatatttatttttattcattttttaatgGACCCGACCGCATAATCTCCTGACAATTTATTGGCATTTTCATGTGAATTATGCTATttcaataaatatacatttttcttttattgcCACACATTACGAAGAGTGCGCCGGCAACTTTATCTTATATCTAGTGTGAAAAGTGGTCCAATCGCGATAGCTTCAGAcagctttatatttttttttttcattttaattgattCTTAATGGAAAAAATTCCCTTATCGCGATGGCAAATTTATGAAATGTTAATTACAAAACATACGATCAACGTAATTTGAGTCCAAGTAATTTGgttagtttttgttttattgttgCGAAAACTGTCAAAGACTTTTGAGAATTCCATATATGATTTGATATTAATGGTTcgataaatgaaaataatcACAGCAGGGAGCAGAAAATTGCAAGCACTGCAATTAAAATCAGAGATCGTAAACAGAAACCAATTTCAGTGGGGGAATTGCTTTTGAGTTATTGCCAAATTTGCATAGCCTTGGGCATGGTCTATTGATTTAGATTAATTACTTAAATTGTCTAGCATGTGCTGGCCGATTTTTAGCAGGCCACGAATTTCCTCatcataatagttttattactGTCTAACATATTCTAAAGTATTTATTAGCTTTATTTATTAGatattaaatttgtttaacttTTTTTCCAGACAGGCTTTCTATATTTAATGAGTAATAAAGCTTGTGCGATCTATAAAGGAGTATTGAAATTCCTTGTGCGCATTTTAATAATTACAAATCAATTCTCCACAATTTTTTAGGCCATCATAAAATTCTGTGCTTAAGAGTATCGCCCCAACCTTTTGAAACTTTTATGATCCCTCAATTACCCTGTACTTTTACGCAGACAAAtactttgaaatattttcctgACTTTTCCTTTGTATTGGCATAATCGTATTTTTCCAAATTACCTTTTAACGATCGATAAAGTACGAACTCGACAGTAAAACCTCAAGCATTGTATTAAACTAGAGGAAAGTTCTTGATCATTTTTATAGCGCTCTAAGCTTAAACTGATCCCCATCACGATGTTTTCTATTTAACGATCACTCATTTGTATTTATTAGCTCCCATTTCGTGCTGGCATCTGGCTTTCATTTCGAGCTCTCTCGCCTCCACTTGACTAAAATTTAATATCATAATTCGAATTTACAACATTTTAATGCACTTTGCTCGTCCCATTTCGTGGCTATGGCTTTTTTCCTAGAGCTGTCCCATATGGGCGACCATTTAAATTCCCGGCTGTGTTCTTCTTGGCCGTTTGCCGCTGGTGTCCGTGCATATTTGCCGCTGCTTTGACGCCATTGTTGCATGCAACGCGTCGGCGGCAGTCgggaaaatgaaatttcatattttcttattgctcaacaaaacgcaaaaaaaaatacaaacattttttcataatttttttacactTGAAAAACCATGTTTTAGGAAGAGCATTTTAATCTAGTCTaggtaaaattattttaatttgaccagctatatttaaaaaatacagaaTTCTTTTCTTTGAAATAGAAACCAATTTGACAAAATGATTGTTTCCTTAAAAAAGTGTTCCTAAAATTTCAGGAGAAGatagtaatttttatttttcttgtaAAACATATATCTGATTATATAACaatttacaaatatatatttttcatgtTGCAATCATGAATACTTTCATTAATgtatttaatgtttttttttaatttagctataagaaaaatttaattaattttgtttgaataaatatcctattttatattatattacaaATTATATTAAACATTATCTGTTCTTTTTATTCGGATTTTCCTATACCAAGTTAAACAATGTATCTATTTTTCAAAGTGATCACCGTCTATGCGGGGCTCTCAGTGGACTGAGACTTCATTTAATGTACTAACCAGTGTAAGCCCACTCCAAATATTTATCCGCCCAGCCCCCCGAAGGCGTAGACAGTCGCATTTAGCAATTGCAGACCAAACTGAGCCATGGCCAAAAGCAAATGTCGTCGTCGCATCCTTTTTGGTAGGATGCCTGTGCCTGTGAAGGGAAAAAATCCTTTTTGTCTGCGCCGCGTCGCCTTTCATTTCGCGGGgcgttaatattaaaatgcaTGTAAAAATGCAGGAGTCCCTTGGGTTTGGGAATTTCTCGCTGAAAAATGCTCCCCTCGGTGGTGCTGATGGGCAAAGCTTGCATATGTGAAAAATAAGAAAACGAGCGAGATTGTTTGCCATAAGAAATTATGATACGTTTAATTACCAAGTGGAGCACGTGACTGGCGAACAAGCGATGATGGCCCATTCCTTCGACACTTAGCTCGTTCATTAACAGCTGTCAGCACATTTGGCATTCGGATTCCCCAAGCGCCTTTCACAATTTGCACCTTTTTAATTAACGTGATTGCAGTTGGCACCTCaccttccttttttttcgttttttttctcCTTGTTTTTCATGTATGCAAACCCGTTGATCTATGTTCTACGTGCTGAATGCATCTCTCGGCACCTGACTGCCACACCCCCCAAAACTTACACCTCCCCTGGGGTTTTCCTCACTCATCGCCATCGTCATCAGCATCGCTGTCTCAAGTGtgcacttgcaagtgacaaaaaaaaaaacaaacagtggggagaaattctaaaaaaaaaaaatctgaataaatcataaaaaaaatccTAAACTTGGAAGGCGTCTGGCTTTGTCTTTCTCCATGGCTCCATAAAGCGAAAGTTCTGGTTGTCGTTTCGGTTTTCGGAGTTTTCCAGCTCAATGATGTCACACAATGTCACGTGCTCTTCTGATTTTCTAGCCGGTGCGACAGGTTCATGTGAGTCTGAGCCCGGGCCATGGAAATTTCCACGTTCTCACCGGGATACTCAGCATTTATGCACTTCAGCGCGCACtcagtgggtggtgggtggtttTTTTTGGGCGGTGGGTGGAGGTCATTGGGGGGCGGGAGTCACAAAGAACTTTGCCGGATTGGTTGAACTTTAAGGAAATGCCAAATTATGAATGGCAAAGGAAGCTGTTATAGTGAGTTAAAAGCTGCAAAATCACTGTATTTTTAAGGGGATCGTTTTGTAATAAAGCCATTAATATGATTGGAACCCTTAGATATATTTCTATTGAATGATTGTAATTTCCCAAATTATGTTTTTGATTATTACTCTCTTTTATGAAATATGGGAACAGttttttatgaataaaatTTAAGCAATGATAAATTAGCTtacaattataaattataagaattttttaaaatttcttctttcataaaatgaaatttttagTACTTTAGTTatagaatatattttatttagattttttcaaataattttttttatattatatccTTATACCGAACTAACATTTTCTTTCCTTAAAAATTTGATTggaaactaaaatatatataatatttttaaaattccttaaaatatttcaaagtaataaaaatttttCACTAAATTATGGAATACATCATATCTTGGCAATCTTACAATTTGTAAGACACACTTCGTGTCACCTTGTCCCTGtcgaaatatatttcattttctGTCCCAAACTTTCGGCGATGTTTCGTGTGAGCCCCTTTGGTGAACCCTTTCACACTTTCGTCGCCACTTAAACGACGATCGGCAGGCGATGTCCGGGTACAGTCTCCTCTtgcctttttgttttttaactgGCGTGGGGCTAGCACTCAAAACAATTTATAATTTCAACGCCTTGAGATAACAAATAGCCCCAGTGGTGTGCACGATTCGACAATTAATCAAATGCCGCGGCGCGTCGCGTCGTTGCTCGTGTTACTTTTTCGGCATAATTACGTTAAAATGTGGCACGGAAAATAGTTGCAGGCCAGGCTAAGAGCCGCAGTCTAACCACGGCTCAGAGACACCGAGATAGACAGTTAAAAATGACAGCAGGCCAACAAACGAACCGAAGCCAAATGACAAAACCCGCcgtcacaaaaaaaaaaacagtacACCAAACACCAAAGAGCCAAAATGCAGccgaaaaaaaaggaaagaaaacATGGCCCGATGATCGATTAGGCCAATGCAGTCGGCTTTTGAGGCTTTTTGAGACCCAGTCGAGTCATGCAAAACAATTGCGGCCACAAATATTGGAACAGCACCGAAATATTGGCCATGACTATGCCTATTCACCCATTTCTACTGCCGATTCCATTTGTATTTCCTAGGTTTGGCATAATTTGGCAATTGAATTGATTCGGATTCGGCCAAGCCCTCTGGCAAAATTTGGTTACGCTCACGTtcgcggcggcggcggcggaaAATCCAGCTGAGGAAAACCGAATAGCCCCAACCGAAACCGATACCACATCCCAACTCCCAATCGAAAAGTTTTCGGGCTCGGGAAAAGGGTTTGGCTACGGCTGTGATATTTCATG
Encoded here:
- the LOC119553612 gene encoding uncharacterized protein LOC119553612; translated protein: MDLLYLNTLQSLSLLEGNRLGQTIQELNNLYQVELNVFLEFGNGSDILAAARQPFIPSLLTKNTETQFVMEGNYSSCTLTVLYLEDEYLHRGLNYLANWLWKYQHLQVLIFYKGETYQNLPEIFSYSFGKGFVEILVMLPNSDGLYSFMPYQNMRILHFNTVKEFYDHSRKKPDFNGYNITSGLLTAGAPRSFSFRDRNNRLILSGYMLRMVLEFINHFNGSVRLMDVVRVKDGLELLANRTIDFFPFLIRPLHKFAMTNILYLESCGLIVPSSRPLPNWVYLIRPFTFSTWITWLFMFIYCSLALRILTRGQISLSTAFLIIFRLVLYLSCGSDMGTRPSHHRFLLFIILTTSGFILTNLYLAQLSTNLAAGLYEKQINTWEDLDETDEIWPLIDVDVTTMEKLIPDRKRLLKRMVHTSEADVDNYRRKLNTSCIHSAFFDRIEFVLYQQQFLRFPIFRKFPHILYQQPLQISTAFGRPYLELFNWFVRKIFDSGIYLKMKDDVYRHGIKAGLLSFEFRDQHLEVKSNDVEYYYLIALLWLGGLTLATISFLIELLIASTSIKLSIHFKAINYDRKIFFNDLKH